In Saccharomyces paradoxus chromosome VIII, complete sequence, the genomic window gagaataaCAGATCCAAAGAAAACGAATAATTTAAAACGTAACCGCATTGACGGAATTTTGCTATTCTCTTTATtttaattattttttaatatttccCTTTAGGGAAAACAACCTgtaacaaaaattttccttcCTCCCAATTTAATCATATTTCTACCAAGAAGCACACAGAAAGACGCGCAGGAGCCTAAAATTGATGTGTTTTTCAACATGATGCAGTGAGTGTATTTTGGTGAAATAAAACCAAGATGGGtttcaaaatgaaactAATCAGTGCTGCCTGCAGGGAAAAGGAATATCGTTATATGTTTTACTTTCCAAATTAAAGATTTCTTCCCTGGCTTTAGTATGATCTGTTCACTAACGATCTTGTTTTCAATCAATATATGCCTTGGGAGAGAAGaggcaaagaaaaaatatagaaaagaGTATAATGTTACTTGTATGTACAGGATATGAATCAATAATACTTATTATAACGATGAGTCTAGTAAAACAGCTTAtgactttcttttcttattttcgTCTTATCATTACTGTCCTAATGCACACTTCTAAAACTTGCCGGCTGCGTTAAATGACTGGCCCATTTTCTGCATATTTTCACCAACTTGTACATTGGTTTCGAAGTATTTGGCCACACATCTGTCTAGGCACGAAGATTCATTCTTATTCAGTTCACCCTCGGAGTAAGAAGTATTGatacattttttataaCAATTATTAACCAACTTATTAAACATATCAGTGACTAAATCCAATTCAGCCTCCGCAGCTTGAATCTTTTGCTGAGATGATAATTGAGGCTGACCGCCACCAAAACCCAGGAAAGACATGTTATTTTAGGTATGTTAGTTTCCTGTTGCTGCTTGTTTATCTGTCAAAAGGCAAAAGAGGAGGACAAGGAGAGTATTTGTTCTTCAGAGAGCTTACTCTTGTACGTTCATTATCAGCTCtcgctgaaaaaaaaattagaaaaaaaaaatccgaTAGTTTCGGAGGGTGATCATTGGCTACGAGGTGAGGTATCCATGCAAAAAATGCTTCCAATCGGAGTTGAACCGATGATCTCCACATTACTAGTGTGGCGCCTTACCAACTTGGCCATAGAAGCTTTCTTGTTATGATTTTCAgcttaaatttttttagttgTTGATAAGTTTTGAGAATATTACTATTCTGCTGCTACTGCTGCTGAGCAAAATCAAAATGGGATAACCTTTATACCAAGGCTCAAAAGAGCTACCCAAGTATAAAATCGGTACGGTACTCTTTTCTCTTGTTTTCGCCTCCTCCACTAATTTTTAactttatttattttcaatattcttttttaccaCCAAAACATACTATTTGACGTTTATTTACCATTAAGATTATTGTTGGAATTCCACTGTTGACAAACGCTATGTAATTGGGTATACAGATTATAGTAGAAGTTTTTTCACGACGACCGTGTGAATCTAGTAACAGAAATACTGGTTAATAGCCGATGGTTAACTCCTATTCCGATACATTGCTATCTAAGCTACAAAACAATAAGCTGTGTATAGAGATTTAcattaaataataattcaCCGCCCTAGAGGCGGGAAAGAGGTAGTTTTGTATGGATTATTTGACCAGCTCATTTCATTGAAGTGGAGACATTGAAAACCTATAGCGCAATGCACCATTGGCCATGGGCGGCAAAACTGTGAAAGGCGCATGTCGTGATGACAACAACACAAAAATTCCAGAACAGAGAAAGTCCCAGAGCTTTATAGAGAATTTTGCAGTAAGCgtgaagaagatgaggCTATTAACTATTGCTTGAAAAGCACATCGAACCGATCAAATAGTGAAAGAAAGCTCCGGTGAATGAGAATATGGATAACACCTTGGCAAAGGTTTTGCGGTCAGTTTTCGTGAAGCTAAATGTTGATGAAAGAGAACTATCCTCAAGGGAACCAGagaaaagaacaaatcaTCGAGTGAAGTGGGCGGCTCCTTAGACCCAAATCAACCATAAATTACAGCAAGTAACAACCAAAAAGAGGATCGCACCCAGCATAAAATGAATTCACAGAAACGAACCATTTTTAAGcttgaaggaaaaaaagttctcATAGTGTACAAGAAAAACCAACTATCATGACTACTGACGTTTACATATAGtcaaagaaagagaacTACTAACTGAAAAAAACCATCTCCCAAAAAATTGTCGGCGTTTAGCTTGGAACTTGGAACAGTTAATAAGTATAATGCAGGCTATTAATGGAGATTTTGAACGCATGGAATGCCCTTCGAAGGGTGGGAAATGAGCTTGTTAAATGGGCTCTTTGAAGGTCCAAAATTTGTTACCCTTCTCGAAGTCGTCAATTCGAACGAAGAACAGCTTTTTTTAGAAttcttatcatttttttttcatccacTTTCCAATACGGACAGAAAGCGAAAAAGACGATGATTAACGATTAATAAACAGTGATTAATCATCCGACAAACAGAGAAAGGCAAGAGTAAAAACTGGGGAagtaagaaatttattatcaTGCCTATCTTATCACTATCTTCAACACGGAACAGCGTGCTAACAAAGATATATGACTACCTCAAAGCAGTAGTGCAACAAGTGATTGTGCCTAATGTAAAAGACGACAAATCTTCCAAGAGTACTCCTTTCGAAGCTTTAGAACCTGCGAAACAAAGCCATCCGCAGAAAGACTGCTGTGCTACCAAAAAAGACGATCTGACTGATGTGAGCGAATTATTTCCCAGACAGAACAACAAACAGTTGAGTCTGACGTCAAAATCTTCAGTTGTGCCCTGCGCTTTAAATTTGGATAACCTGGAAACACCTTTCTCAATTGAAATTGACAAGAATGGCACAGTAAGTACACATTTGAACTTGGGCGAAACGATTTCGCGGGATCCCAGTAGCGGCGAGCCAGCAAAGCTACAGAACGACTTGCTAAGTTCCCCCTTACTTGACGAATCCTATATCAATAATGACCAGTACAAAGCCCTTTTCCCCTCGAATTTCCTTCCTATTACGCCTATAAGTAGCGTAATAACTCCCGCATCGAAGAAAAGTATTGATGAATCCCCCTTATCTGATCACGTTCAAGGAACTGCCGATGAATCGTCCGAAACTTTACCATACATATGTCACTATTGCGATGCCAGGTTCCGCATCAGAGGTTACTTAACACGACACATCAAAAAGCATGCGAAAAGGAAGGCCTATCACTGTCCGTTTTTCGATAATAGTATTTCACAAGAGCTGCGATGCCATACTTCTGGCGGGTTCAGCAGAAGAGATACGTACAAAACGCATTTGAAATCTAGACATTTCACTTACCCAGAAGGTATTAAGCCTCAGGACCGTAATAAATCATCTGGGGTGTGCACACAATGTGGGGAATACTTTAGTACTAGTGAGAGCTGGGTGGAAAATCACATTGAGGCTGGGAGTTGCAAAGGGCTACCAGAAGGCTATTCAGAGGGAATAcgagaaaagaagaagacttctaaaatgaaaatgataaagacTTCGGACGGTCAGACAAGATTCATCTCGTCAGACGAAAGTGTTCTCGAACCGAGAGCGACTCTAAATAACATTTGCATGGAAGCGGCAGTAATACAGTCCAAAGAACGTCACAATGACAAGATCCTGCCGACGAAAActgataaaaatgaaactgGAATCGGCACCCAGTGGtttgaacaaaaacaaatcTTAAAATCCACACAGACTACTCAATTAAGAGGACCTACAAACATCCAAAAATCCAAGGAGCGGCCAATTATATCTCCCCCAAATCTGTCACCCCAGAATGCATCTTCTCTACCTCAGGAATATCAATCATCAAGATACGTATTACATATGGATTCCCCAGCATTATCCTCGGCCTCATCAGCATTATCCCCACTTTCAGGCGATCCGATCACAACTACAGAAACGAATAAATCATATCCGCTGGATTCAGAGCAATCATTGTTGGAGCCAGACAAGACCGAGGAAGACTTAATTAATCAGCCAAAGGAAAGCAATATGATTTCCATTAATGAGATGTTACAGAAGCAAATGGACTTTGAGCTTCTGGGTGAGAATCACTTGAAGGAGACTCAAGACTATTTGGCTCTTTACAAAAAAGCTAACGGGATAGAATTTTAAggtttattttattttttattttttatttttatggTGGTTTCAGGTTTTTTTAcgtaatattattattatattatttttgtaGCAAATAGcaaatatattattttctagTGGTGCTTTATGAAACAAGGGAGGAAATGTGATGAACGAAGATATTAAGACAATACGATCCGCTTATCATTTGGATTATCGTGAGAGCGAGTAGTGACGAATCCCCTATACATTCGTTCCAgtggattttttttaaataagcTTCCGCAGTAACGCCAAAAATTCCTTCTCTCAGTCTCTTGATAGCAATACACGACTGGTTCGAGGCGCTAATAGCTTCTTTCACCAAGCTAAGTTCCACCTTGACAATCTAAAATTGTCAAACGATTTACAGGTTTGCAAAAAGACTGCCTTACCCAGTCAGCTGCATgctatatatatgttttcACTTCCAATGCAGTAAGCGTGTTGCATAAATAAACCTTATGTTTGATGTTGTTTTAGAAATGTAATCTATATATAATTTCGTagtataaatatttataaataaagaagtgAAACCATACCCACTCATAAATAATGCGGAATGGCTGTCcaagtttgaaaatgaCTACTCGATGTCGCACGATGTCACATCAAACGTACTGgcaaataaaataaatcatTGGAGGTGAATGAGGATTGGGAATGAGGCCCATGTGAATGTAAAACccctctttttttgtgttACAAACCTTAGACCTTTTGTTCTGGATTTCTCTTTTCCCAAATGATCTTGGCTGGACCAGTTGGAAGAGTAACCATGGATGTAAAGTCAGGAGGTGGGACACTCTTACCCTCTGGGTAATGCCATTTCAATGTTCTGATAAAGATGGACATTAGAACACCTAATTGGCAGTAAGCAAAGTGTTCACCAATACATCTGTGTCTACCACCACCGAAAGGTAAGTATGGAGAGCTGACACCTTTAGAAATGGCACCGAAACCGTAATCGACTTCTTCACCGACAGAATAAGAAGAGGCAGAATCGTTGTTCCAACGATGAATGTTGAATTGGTGAGCATGAGGGAAATATTCGTCTCTTAAATGAGTGTAACCTGGAGAAACCAAAACATGATAACCTGCTGGGATGACATAAGAAGTGTTTGGAACGTGCATATCCTTCATGACTTTACGGAACAAAGAGTGCAATGGGTGGTGCATTCTTAGAGTTTCCTTAATAGTTTGGTTCAATAATGGcatttcttctaataaaTCGTAAGTCAATTCCTTCTTACCACCGTCCAAAACACGCATTTGCTCTTCGTACAATTCTTGTTGAACATCTGGTCTTTCAGCCAAGTGCAATAAAATCCAAGCAGAAGTGGCAGCAGAAGTATGTTGACCACCCATTAAGACACCAATTAACAAGTTAGCAATTTCTTGATCCGTCATCTTGACACCATCCTTGTAGGTAGagttcttcatcaaagaaTCAATCAAATCTCTGTCTTGAATATCGttgttctttcttctttccttaATTAAAGACATGTAAGTACCGGAGATAGCCTTTTGAGCGTGATCTCTCTTTCTGTAGTGTTCTAATGGCAAGTTAGGAAAGACGAAATTGATTGGGGTGAAACCTTTATCCAAATCACTGTACAAGTAAGCAAAATCAGTATCCAACTTCTGTCTCATTTCCTTACCCAATAACGATCTTGAAGCGGTGAAAATGGTCATTTCAGGTTGAGTAACCATGACGTCAATAGTACCCGTAGATCTTTCATTCAAACGGAAGTTCTTCGAGTCCCTGAAGTACTTGTACACTTCTTCAGCAATCAATGGGACGTAGCTCTTGAAGGCTTCTTTAGTTAGAGCACCCTTaacaaatttcttttgctcCATCAATCTAGAATTTGGACAATCGTAGATAACACCTTTACCGAAAACTGGGGTGGTCAAATGAGCGTAAGCAGCTTCTGCCGAGACATCTGCCAACTTAGCATTGAAGACAAATTCGTGACCCTTTGGTCCTAAATACACCGTCATGACTCTTCCTAATAAAACGAATGAGAAAATATCACCgtatttcttttgacaTTCTTCGAAGAATTCGTATGGCTTCATACCGTATACAACAGCACTACCTACCCATGGAATCCAGTAGAACACTAAAGGTGGACGGTCTTTTCTCAAAGAATATAGTAATTGCCATACAATATTGTAAATGAAAGGAGTTATTATgatcaaagaaattctttGGGCCAATGGTAAAGCCAAGAAATGACTTAAACCAATGTTTACGTATTCCAATGCCTCACCAACGATTGACTTGGTAGCTGAcatctttttattattcctTTGTTCTGTTTCTGTTCAAGCCTGCAATTgtgaaggaaaaaaaaaatttcttggaacctattaataaatataatgaaaaattattactTCCTATCGAAAATACACACGCTGAACGTTACTGCTTATCAGTCCTTTTATAAATAATTTACCACTAAcgaaaagggaaaaagaaataggaaaaaaaaaagatactCAGAAGGAGAATTAAGAGGGAATAAGAAAACTAAGGGAAAATACGCTATCTTATATAATGAATACACATGGAGGGCAATTTTTAGAGGCTTTTCGAATACATGCAAGTACGTAAACGTCGTTAACTCGTGGAGATGCACAATAGGATATGTTCataccaagaaaaaaaaattcagacATAAAATCGATGTCTCCTGCAAGATACCTACCACACTCATTGTGTTCTGCAAGAGACTATTGTCATCTGAAAAGCGATTATCTCGAAATGttagtttcttttcgtttCGTTTAGAACCAACGCTTCGTTTGTCTCGTTTTTCGTGGATTATCGGCCTTTAAGATTGTCCAACCAGGCAAATCTTGCACGCACATTGTTTGCGGCCTGCTCGTTTAGCAACAACTTCGTGTAACAGTACTATATCGTACGGCTTAGTCGGGAATAAAGAACTCGCCTCGTTTTCGTACAGGAGCACTCTGCCGGAAATTTCGTATTTTGCTGTGCCTCCGGTAATTCCCGGGCGCGGCACAAAACAAGCGCCCATTGTTGCAATTGTTCGTCTGTACGGGACAGCCGGCGATCATAACATCGCACGGTGCACACCAATTGCCGTTTTCGGAGATCTCCCTGAGTAAGCAATCGTTTACGACAGTAATACCTTTACAATTATCGGTTGGAACAATAACAAGAACAATTGCTTCTCTGCCTAATGGTGAGTTAATCTGGCAAAGTAATGTAGTGTACAGGCGCAAGTATCGCAAAAAGCGAGAGggaacaaagaaagagaagaagtAGAGGGAAGGTTGTATTGTCTCTCTcccttttttcattttttctttcttttttcttttcgtaCGATGCatgtatatgtattttaaaagtaaaatatattattaaataGGGGAGTGAGAGTTGTGTGGTTTAGTAGAGTAGTTCAAATCAAATGGGCACAGcgggaaaaaaatttctttctttctttcttcaaatcttgCCCGCATCGAACCTTCTGGATGCTTCCTTCCAGTTAACCACGTTCCAAATGGCTTTGAAGTAGTCGGCTTTCTTGTTCTGGTACTGCAAATAGTAGGCGTGTTCCCAGGCGTCGATAGCAACTAGAGGAATTAGAGGGCCGGTGACAGTGTCCTGGTTGTAGGTTTGAACAACATCCAACTTGCCTCCATTAGAGAGGTTCTTGACAATGAAGGCCCATCCGGAACCCTGTACGCCTGCAAGTTTTGTGTTAGTCAACTTAATCAATTCATCCAAACTGCCAAACTGCTCGTCAATTGCCTTAGCCAAAGCTCCGGTAGGTGGTTCACCACCGCCCTGTGACTCTGGAGCCAGGTTTTCCCAAAATAGACAATGGTTTGTGAAACCACCGCCATGGAACTTGATGTTTTGCTGGATAGCAATCATTTTCCTTGCGTTTGCAGGGGTTGGCTCCTTGGCCAGAAGATCCGAGAGCTCTTGAAATTGGTCAACAGCAGTGTTGAATCCGTTCACGTAAGTTTGATGATGCTTGGTGTAATGCAATTCGTTGATTTGACCGGAAATATAAGGTTCTAGTGCACCAAAGTCCCATTTCAAGTCAGGCAAGGTGACTTTGGTTCTCCTTGCTGTGGTGGAGAGCAATGACAAACCTCCCTTCTTGGTTAAATTGGCAGCTGCTGTCTTAGCGAACATCCTGGTATCTTTTTAGGAGCTATAGTTATCGATTGGGCTTTTGTTACTtcaggaaaaaaaacaaacgATGTACTGGCTTATATATTTCAAGGATGCGACAGTCTTATATACATGCTATAGTTTCTCCATCAGGGGTTGTTTACCACGGTCGCGGAAATTTTTCGGCACATCcctacttttttttgcgaAGGTAATGTTCGGCCTGTGTTATTGGTCCAGGTTTAAGGTCGCGCCAACAAAGCTAATAGGAATTAGTAATCAACTCAACCTCAAGTGTAGCACTACACGTGCAAACAGTGGTATGCTGAGGGCAAATAGTATAGATGCCAAGGGgagagagagagagagagagagagagagaaagaaatatggATTTAGGTATTCGTTAAATATATACACATTAAAAATGGCCTCAGAAGaattaaatatataaataaataagcTCTTATATGTACAGATTTGTGCatgtactttttttgaCCTTATTATTCCTTGGCTTGGTTAAGGGAGTATGGTAGCATCAAAATATAACTTTGGATCCAGACTTGAGATTTCCGCAGAGGTTGCTTCGCCATCAAGGAGAATTTCGGCCATTAATTTTCCTGTTGCCGGTGCATTGTTAATACCCCAGCAAGAGTGTCCACTTGCGATATAAAGATCTTTGACATTTGTCTCACCAATCAAAGGACCTGAACTTGTAGGAACGTTTAACACTGGTAAAAAGCAGGCTTGTTTCCGCAAAAGATGGCCCTTTGATAGAGTTGGCGATAATTTGGATACGTAATGGTACAATTCATCACACTTCTCTGAAACCACCTCCACATCGTCCGAACTTTCAGGTATATTGACCAAAGTGTCGCCTTCGCCGCACACATAAActtcatcttttcttgcatACATTTCAGGGGAGAAAAATTCACGGTCATTGACTTTTAGTTCAGCAAGAATAGCATATGGTGAAACTGTCTTTTCGCTAGGCTTGATGGTAACAGAGTGAGCTCTTAATCCAGAGATTGGACAATCTTTTAGAATTTTGGAAGTCCAAGGCCCCATACTCAAAACAATCTGCTGGATGTCATTGATCTCAATAGGCTTTGCGTTCTCATCATTGAAGATTGTGCCCAGCTTGATATCTGAATTTTCTGCATGACCTCTGCTATTTCTGCGATTCTTGACGACAGATGGAAGATATTTAAGGGAATGAACACAATCCATCTCGTCACACTTTACCCCAACTACCTTCCCCAATAGCAGATCGACGGCCCCCGTTTCCATTGCCTTCGATAAGATGAAATGGGTGAATTTATAGGGATGAAGCTGTGCTGTGGTATCAGTGCCACCTAGTGATGACCAATCATTAACCAATTCTCTCCTTATCCAATTCAAGTCAGTCGGCAAAGGATTATGAATATTGGTCTCTCT contains:
- the TIM10 gene encoding protein transporter TIM10 (Subunit of the G protein involved in pheromone response~similar to YHR005C), whose translation is MSFLGFGGGQPQLSSQQKIQAAEAELDLVTDMFNKLVNNCYKKCINTSYSEGELNKNESSCLDRCVAKYFETNVQVGENMQKMGQSFNAAGKF
- the STP2 gene encoding Stp2p (Transcription factor~similar to YHR006W); amino-acid sequence: MPILSLSSTRNSVLTKIYDYLKAVVQQVIVPNVKDDKSSKSTPFEALEPAKQSHPQKDCCATKKDDLTDVSELFPRQNNKQLSLTSKSSVVPCALNLDNLETPFSIEIDKNGTVSTHLNLGETISRDPSSGEPAKLQNDLLSSPLLDESYINNDQYKALFPSNFLPITPISSVITPASKKSIDESPLSDHVQGTADESSETLPYICHYCDARFRIRGYLTRHIKKHAKRKAYHCPFFDNSISQELRCHTSGGFSRRDTYKTHLKSRHFTYPEGIKPQDRNKSSGVCTQCGEYFSTSESWVENHIEAGSCKGLPEGYSEGIREKKKTSKMKMIKTSDGQTRFISSDESVLEPRATLNNICMEAAVIQSKERHNDKILPTKTDKNETGIGTQWFEQKQILKSTQTTQLRGPTNIQKSKERPIISPPNLSPQNASSLPQEYQSSRYVLHMDSPALSSASSALSPLSGDPITTTETNKSYPLDSEQSLLEPDKTEEDLINQPKESNMISINEMLQKQMDFELLGENHLKETQDYLALYKKANGIEF
- the ERG11 gene encoding sterol 14-demethylase (Lanosterol 14-alpha-demethylase~similar to YHR007C) produces the protein MSATKSIVGEALEYVNIGLSHFLALPLAQRISLIIITPFIYNIVWQLLYSLRKDRPPLVFYWIPWVGSAVVYGMKPYEFFEECQKKYGDIFSFVLLGRVMTVYLGPKGHEFVFNAKLADVSAEAAYAHLTTPVFGKGVIYDCPNSRLMEQKKFVKGALTKEAFKSYVPLIAEEVYKYFRDSKNFRLNERSTGTIDVMVTQPEMTIFTASRSLLGKEMRQKLDTDFAYLYSDLDKGFTPINFVFPNLPLEHYRKRDHAQKAISGTYMSLIKERRKNNDIQDRDLIDSLMKNSTYKDGVKMTDQEIANLLIGVLMGGQHTSAATSAWILLHLAERPDVQQELYEEQMRVLDGGKKELTYDLLEEMPLLNQTIKETLRMHHPLHSLFRKVMKDMHVPNTSYVIPAGYHVLVSPGYTHLRDEYFPHAHQFNIHRWNNDSASSYSVGEEVDYGFGAISKGVSSPYLPFGGGRHRCIGEHFAYCQLGVLMSIFIRTLKWHYPEGKSVPPPDFTSMVTLPTGPAKIIWEKRNPEQKV
- the SOD2 gene encoding superoxide dismutase SOD2 (Mitochondrial manganese superoxide dismutase~similar to YHR008C) encodes the protein MFAKTAAANLTKKGGLSLLSTTARRTKVTLPDLKWDFGALEPYISGQINELHYTKHHQTYVNGFNTAVDQFQELSDLLAKEPTPANARKMIAIQQNIKFHGGGFTNHCLFWENLAPESQGGGEPPTGALAKAIDEQFGSLDELIKLTNTKLAGVQGSGWAFIVKNLSNGGKLDVVQTYNQDTVTGPLIPLVAIDAWEHAYYLQYQNKKADYFKAIWNVVNWKEASRRFDAGKI
- the TDA3 gene encoding Tda3p (oxidoreductase involved in late endosome to Golgi transport~similar to YHR009C); translated protein: MGEDFMHPPFQTYPSKNSEGKKHIVIVGGGIIGCCTAYYLTQHPSFSPSTHHITIIESRRIAGGASGKAGGLLASWAFPHQIVPLSFQLHQELSDQYDGENNWDYRRLTTVSLEADVREEVIENYEKLSKKAYNLNVPPPKKRPGYVSSKFNIGDSNSSLSSSGSSLKNDTASNEEEGSEVHVSSSVPSLHSLTNERMRSHTNSASDLDSVSPAEQLRETNIHNPLPTDLNWIRRELVNDWSSLGGTDTTAQLHPYKFTHFILSKAMETGAVDLLLGKVVGVKCDEMDCVHSLKYLPSVVKNRRNSRGHAENSDIKLGTIFNDENAKPIEINDIQQIVLSMGPWTSKILKDCPISGLRAHSVTIKPSEKTVSPYAILAELKVNDREFFSPEMYARKDEVYVCGEGDTLVNIPESSDDVEVVSEKCDELYHYVSKLSPTLSKGHLLRKQACFLPVLNVPTSSGPLIGETNVKDLYIASGHSCWGINNAPATGKLMAEILLDGEATSAEISSLDPKLYFDATILP